A single Endozoicomonas sp. NE40 DNA region contains:
- the feoB gene encoding Fe(2+) transporter permease subunit FeoB, which produces MSDHVFAIVGNPNCGKTTVYNALTGARQRVGNWPGVTVERRSGYYQHQGLDIEVVDLPGTYCLDVVDDQVSMDERIARDFVLERNAELVLNVIDASNIERNLYLTTQLLDMGLPVVVVLNMMDVAADKGMVIDPEALSSTLGCPVLTMVASRNEGVTDLKDRLNEYFRTTLPVAQPLSLGRDIETAVNQLEIAATEHLNDKTVARWYAIKLLEDETSGLPGLSESAKPGLFEELLNQGRSLRDTLEQEQGAEVDILVANGRYDTIGNMMKKVIKQRGVLNHQLSERIDRVVLNRFFGLPVFFGVMYLMFMFSVNFGSAFIDFFDIFVGTIMVDGVTHLLEGMSAPGWVIALLAEGVGGGIQTVATFIPVIAALFLFLSVLEDSGYMARAAFVMDRMMRFLGLPGKAFVPMLVGFGCNVPAIMATRTLDNQKDRLLTIAMAPFMSCGARLPVYALFAAAFFPATGQNVVFILYLVGILAAVVTGLILKNSLLGGETAPFVLELPNYHLPSLKQVLLRTWDRLKTFILNAGKAIVMVVVVLNTLNSLGTDGSFGHQDSGSSMLSHIGQTITPAFKPMGVEEENWPAAVGIFTGMLAKEALVGTLNAMYTSIAADMNEDEAGEESFDLMGGITEAFASIPENLAGLTGAFSDPLGIEVGDLNDLESVAQEQEVHMSTFAVMRTLFPSEAAVIAYLLFILLYTPCVAALGAIYREAGTGWTLFVAGWTFFAGYTVATLYYQLSLLAVQPMVTLGWVAALSAIMAIIFVVMRRAGRRGHDHQLVAGQSVEATRNAHAHSPS; this is translated from the coding sequence ATGAGTGACCATGTTTTTGCCATCGTGGGCAACCCCAACTGCGGTAAAACCACGGTTTATAATGCCCTGACAGGTGCCAGACAGCGGGTTGGTAACTGGCCTGGTGTGACCGTAGAACGCCGAAGTGGTTATTACCAGCATCAGGGACTGGATATTGAAGTGGTTGACCTGCCCGGCACCTACTGTCTGGATGTGGTCGATGATCAGGTGTCCATGGATGAGCGGATAGCCCGGGACTTTGTTCTGGAGCGTAATGCAGAGCTGGTTCTTAATGTTATTGATGCCTCCAATATTGAACGCAATCTCTACCTGACGACTCAGCTGCTTGATATGGGGCTGCCGGTGGTGGTGGTCCTGAATATGATGGATGTCGCTGCAGACAAGGGTATGGTGATTGACCCGGAAGCATTGTCCAGCACTCTGGGCTGCCCTGTATTGACCATGGTGGCCAGCAGAAACGAAGGGGTTACTGACCTCAAAGACCGGTTGAATGAGTATTTCAGGACAACCCTGCCCGTTGCGCAGCCACTCTCTCTTGGCAGAGACATTGAAACGGCTGTTAACCAGCTGGAAATCGCTGCCACTGAGCATCTGAACGATAAAACGGTAGCACGCTGGTACGCCATCAAACTGCTGGAAGATGAAACCAGTGGATTACCCGGTTTGTCGGAATCAGCGAAACCCGGGTTGTTCGAAGAGTTGTTGAATCAGGGACGCAGCCTGCGCGACACCCTGGAACAGGAGCAGGGGGCAGAAGTTGACATTCTCGTGGCTAATGGGCGTTACGATACCATTGGCAACATGATGAAGAAGGTGATCAAACAGCGTGGAGTGTTGAATCATCAGCTGAGTGAACGCATAGACCGGGTGGTTCTGAACCGGTTCTTTGGGTTGCCGGTCTTCTTCGGCGTGATGTACCTTATGTTCATGTTCTCTGTGAACTTTGGCAGCGCATTCATTGATTTCTTTGATATTTTTGTGGGTACCATCATGGTCGATGGTGTTACTCATTTGCTGGAGGGCATGAGTGCGCCGGGCTGGGTGATCGCCCTGCTGGCCGAAGGGGTGGGTGGCGGTATACAGACCGTAGCAACCTTTATTCCGGTCATCGCCGCACTGTTCCTGTTTTTATCCGTGCTGGAAGACTCGGGTTACATGGCAAGGGCTGCCTTTGTCATGGATCGGATGATGCGTTTTCTGGGCTTACCCGGAAAAGCCTTTGTTCCCATGCTGGTTGGTTTTGGCTGTAATGTCCCGGCCATCATGGCAACACGAACTCTGGATAACCAGAAAGACCGTCTGCTGACCATTGCCATGGCACCGTTTATGTCCTGCGGCGCCCGGCTTCCAGTCTATGCGCTGTTTGCAGCGGCGTTTTTCCCGGCAACGGGTCAGAATGTGGTGTTTATCCTCTATCTGGTGGGAATTCTGGCGGCGGTGGTGACCGGACTGATTCTGAAGAACAGCCTGCTCGGTGGTGAAACAGCACCCTTTGTACTGGAATTGCCTAACTATCACCTGCCATCCCTGAAACAGGTGCTGCTGCGTACCTGGGATCGCCTGAAAACCTTTATCCTGAACGCGGGTAAAGCGATTGTGATGGTTGTGGTGGTTCTGAATACTCTGAATTCTCTGGGTACAGATGGCAGCTTTGGTCATCAGGATTCAGGCTCGTCGATGCTCAGTCATATTGGTCAGACAATTACACCTGCCTTTAAGCCCATGGGTGTCGAGGAAGAGAACTGGCCGGCAGCAGTAGGCATTTTCACGGGTATGCTGGCAAAAGAAGCACTGGTTGGTACCCTGAATGCGATGTATACCTCTATCGCTGCTGATATGAATGAGGATGAAGCCGGAGAAGAATCCTTTGACCTGATGGGCGGTATCACAGAAGCCTTTGCCTCAATTCCTGAAAATCTGGCCGGTTTGACCGGGGCATTCTCTGATCCTCTGGGTATAGAAGTTGGTGACCTGAACGATCTGGAAAGTGTTGCACAAGAGCAGGAAGTCCACATGAGTACATTTGCGGTCATGCGCACTCTGTTCCCCAGTGAGGCGGCGGTGATTGCCTATCTGCTGTTTATTCTGCTTTACACTCCTTGTGTCGCGGCGCTGGGCGCTATTTACCGGGAAGCCGGCACAGGCTGGACGCTGTTTGTTGCTGGCTGGACCTTCTTTGCCGGGTACACTGTTGCCACACTGTACTACCAGCTCTCATTACTGGCCGTTCAGCCAATGGTGACATTAGGCTGGGTGGCTGCCCTGTCAGCGATCATGGCTATCATTTTTGTTGTTATGCGTCGGGCAGGACGTAGAGGTCATGATCACCAGCTGGTGGCAGGGCAGAGTGTGGAAGCTACAAGGAATGCTCATGCTCATAGCCCTTCGTGA
- a CDS encoding arginine deiminase-related protein, protein MPKKTLQEYTAVKQQLHNHHIHVIELPAYHAPDTPDSVFPNNWFISFPAPCPENVQCGSAGNTLITLFPMLANQRKKKSRITALQKALNQQAISSQYNDEVLKNMTASQSLDGASSMVLDRDKKIIFAALSPRTNQTLLQEFADRQGYKLLAFRTVFYDQPVYHTSMMLSIGADFAVLCSECISEKEHRQQVWQALSDKTVIDITPDQTRKFAGNLLQLENDRGKAITVLSRTAFQSLNDEQLRVLNSFSDQLLVFDIPTIETYGGGSAGCMLAEIFLQPTLIPNPPSKHELRSHFESLDLRWNSSQ, encoded by the coding sequence GTGCCAAAAAAAACCCTTCAGGAATACACAGCCGTTAAACAACAATTACACAACCATCATATACACGTCATTGAGCTACCGGCCTATCATGCCCCCGACACCCCCGACTCGGTGTTTCCCAACAACTGGTTTATCTCGTTTCCAGCTCCCTGCCCTGAGAACGTCCAGTGTGGTTCGGCAGGTAATACACTCATTACCCTCTTTCCGATGCTGGCCAATCAGCGGAAAAAGAAATCTCGTATCACAGCTTTGCAAAAGGCATTAAACCAGCAAGCTATTTCCAGCCAGTATAATGATGAGGTTCTGAAAAATATGACCGCCAGCCAGTCGCTGGACGGGGCCAGCAGTATGGTTCTGGATCGTGACAAAAAGATTATTTTTGCTGCGCTATCTCCTCGTACCAACCAGACATTGCTACAGGAGTTTGCAGACCGGCAGGGTTATAAACTGCTTGCTTTCAGGACGGTTTTTTACGATCAGCCTGTTTACCACACCAGCATGATGCTGAGTATTGGTGCCGATTTTGCCGTCCTGTGCAGTGAGTGCATCAGTGAGAAGGAACATCGACAACAGGTCTGGCAGGCACTGTCTGACAAAACAGTCATCGATATCACGCCTGATCAGACCAGAAAATTTGCCGGTAATCTGTTGCAACTGGAAAATGACCGGGGCAAAGCCATTACCGTGTTATCCAGAACCGCGTTCCAGTCCCTGAATGATGAACAGCTGAGAGTGCTGAACAGTTTCAGTGATCAGCTTCTGGTCTTTGATATCCCTACCATAGAGACCTATGGTGGAGGCAGTGCCGGATGCATGCTGGCGGAAATTTTTCTTCAGCCGACGTTAATACCAAATCCACCTTCTAAACATGAATTGCGCAGCCATTTTGAGTCGCTGGATCTTCGTTGGAATTCCTCGCAATAG
- a CDS encoding deoxynucleoside kinase codes for MTQTNHFVAVEANIAAGKSTLLPKLAEALDWDPIQEPAEDPEFARLLGEFTKNPKAPGNRIRFQSYITQRRAEIVESLPTHRNYLIERSLYSDLIFTQANFLSMDQPDTEFMLHYCEIQKRLKEYPRISAVVYLHTTPEKAHERLQYRAREAEDGTPFEYIRDIHNYHEAILPQICASMNTPLITMDWNDFGCEHQVAEKILEVVQKH; via the coding sequence ATGACACAGACCAATCATTTTGTTGCAGTAGAAGCCAATATCGCAGCCGGTAAATCAACCCTGCTACCGAAACTGGCTGAAGCGCTGGACTGGGACCCCATTCAGGAACCGGCTGAAGACCCGGAATTTGCCCGCCTGCTGGGTGAATTCACTAAAAATCCAAAAGCCCCGGGAAATCGTATTCGGTTTCAGTCGTACATTACCCAGCGCCGGGCAGAAATTGTTGAAAGCCTGCCCACTCATCGCAATTATCTGATTGAGCGTTCCCTGTACTCTGACCTGATCTTTACCCAGGCAAACTTTCTCAGCATGGACCAGCCAGACACTGAGTTTATGCTGCATTACTGTGAAATTCAGAAGCGTCTGAAAGAGTACCCACGTATCAGTGCCGTGGTCTATCTGCATACTACGCCGGAAAAAGCCCATGAGCGTCTTCAATACCGCGCCCGTGAGGCAGAAGATGGAACACCTTTTGAATACATCCGTGATATCCATAACTATCACGAAGCCATCCTGCCACAGATCTGCGCGTCCATGAACACGCCCCTTATCACCATGGACTGGAATGATTTTGGTTGTGAGCATCAGGTGGCAGAAAAAATTCTGGAGGTGGTTCAGAAGCACTGA
- a CDS encoding class I SAM-dependent methyltransferase has translation MTDWIIWLLTGLAFAITSSIVFWSLRLGITPTPTSRKVRRAMEPLLPESVNGRIYELGCGWGSLLLMLSRRYPNHSITGYEQSTIPYLVARILTVHKANVRVLKQNFFTTELKDAGLVTCYLFPGAMKQMDGYLKRQLSGHCTVISHTFRLPGWESIREIQANDLYRTSVFVYRKGIYQNKVVNSADTEEYCRSRSPASDTSPAVQVNS, from the coding sequence ATGACTGACTGGATCATCTGGCTGCTGACCGGACTGGCGTTTGCCATAACCTCCTCGATTGTTTTCTGGTCTTTAAGGCTGGGCATTACGCCCACTCCAACCAGTCGTAAAGTCCGGCGGGCAATGGAACCGCTGTTACCCGAATCCGTAAACGGCAGAATTTATGAGCTTGGTTGTGGCTGGGGAAGCCTTTTGTTGATGCTGAGCAGACGATACCCGAACCACTCCATCACAGGTTATGAGCAATCAACGATTCCCTACCTGGTAGCGAGAATATTAACTGTCCATAAAGCCAATGTAAGGGTACTGAAGCAGAATTTTTTTACCACTGAACTGAAAGACGCCGGACTGGTGACCTGCTATCTGTTTCCAGGTGCCATGAAGCAGATGGATGGTTATTTAAAGCGTCAACTGTCTGGTCACTGTACGGTCATCAGTCACACGTTCAGACTGCCGGGCTGGGAAAGCATAAGAGAAATTCAGGCGAATGATTTGTACCGAACGTCCGTGTTCGTATACAGGAAAGGTATTTATCAGAACAAAGTGGTCAATTCAGCTGACACAGAGGAATACTGTCGGTCCCGGTCTCCAGCCAGCGATACATCTCCAGCTGTTCAGGTGAACAGCTGA
- a CDS encoding O-acetylhomoserine aminocarboxypropyltransferase/cysteine synthase family protein, translating into MKAETIALHAGYDGDPATNAATTPIYQTISYTFDDTQHGADLFDLKVAGNIYSRIMNPTNAVLEARMAALEGGIGALAVGSGMVAITYALQTLTEVGANIVSTSQLYGGTYNLFAHTLPKQGVEVRFASHDDYTALEAHIDKNTRAMFCESIGNPAGNIVDIARLAEIAHRHGVPLIVDNTVATPILCRPIEHGADIVVHSLTKYVGGHGTTLGGVIVDSGKFDWKGNKERFPVLNEPDPSYHGVVYTEALGDAAYIGRARVVPLRNTGGALSAQSAFQLMQGLETLALRMERHCQNAEKVAAYLNDHPSVNWVNYAALPDSPYQLRADKITGGKASGILSFGIKGGKQAGAKFIDALQMILRLVNIGDAKSLACHPATTTHRQLNPQELEAAGVSEDMIRLSIGIEHIDDILADIEQALVVSQG; encoded by the coding sequence ATGAAAGCAGAAACTATTGCTTTGCACGCAGGTTACGACGGTGATCCAGCGACCAACGCGGCGACCACCCCCATCTATCAGACCATTTCCTATACCTTTGACGATACTCAACACGGTGCAGACCTGTTCGATCTGAAAGTGGCAGGCAATATTTATTCCCGCATAATGAATCCGACGAATGCGGTGCTGGAAGCTCGAATGGCGGCTCTGGAAGGTGGTATTGGTGCTTTAGCCGTTGGTTCAGGCATGGTGGCTATTACCTATGCGTTACAAACACTGACGGAAGTTGGGGCGAATATAGTTTCTACCAGCCAGCTGTATGGGGGGACCTATAATCTGTTTGCCCATACCCTGCCAAAACAGGGGGTCGAAGTGCGCTTTGCTTCACACGATGACTATACGGCGCTGGAAGCCCATATTGATAAAAATACCCGGGCGATGTTCTGTGAATCCATTGGTAACCCGGCAGGCAATATTGTTGATATTGCCAGACTGGCTGAGATCGCCCACAGACATGGTGTACCGCTGATTGTTGATAATACTGTTGCCACCCCGATCCTTTGTCGCCCCATAGAACATGGTGCTGACATTGTCGTGCATTCACTGACTAAATATGTGGGAGGGCATGGTACAACCCTGGGAGGAGTGATTGTTGACAGCGGTAAGTTTGACTGGAAAGGCAACAAAGAACGCTTCCCTGTTTTAAATGAGCCTGACCCCTCCTATCACGGTGTTGTGTATACCGAAGCCTTGGGAGACGCAGCTTATATTGGTCGCGCCCGGGTTGTACCACTGCGTAATACGGGCGGGGCGCTGTCTGCCCAGAGTGCTTTTCAGCTGATGCAAGGGTTGGAAACGCTGGCGCTAAGGATGGAACGTCATTGCCAGAATGCAGAAAAAGTTGCTGCCTACCTGAACGATCACCCATCGGTAAACTGGGTGAATTATGCGGCTCTGCCAGACAGTCCCTACCAGTTAAGGGCTGATAAAATCACAGGCGGCAAAGCTTCAGGTATTCTGAGTTTTGGTATCAAGGGCGGCAAGCAGGCCGGAGCGAAGTTTATTGATGCTCTGCAAATGATTTTACGTCTGGTGAATATTGGCGATGCCAAGTCGTTAGCCTGCCACCCTGCCACGACAACTCATCGGCAGTTGAATCCTCAGGAGCTTGAGGCTGCCGGGGTTTCCGAAGATATGATCAGATTATCCATTGGCATTGAACATATTGACGATATCCTTGCTGATATTGAGCAGGCACTGGTGGTAAGTCAGGGCTGA
- a CDS encoding FeoC-like transcriptional regulator: MLIALRDYLSDQGIVSLADLSQRFNVSPDAMRGMLSHWIRKGKLMREQSGCSKGCVSCSPEQLEMYRWLETGTDSIPLCQLN, translated from the coding sequence ATGCTCATAGCCCTTCGTGATTATCTCAGTGACCAGGGAATCGTTTCCCTGGCTGACCTGAGCCAGCGGTTTAATGTCAGCCCTGATGCCATGCGTGGCATGCTGTCTCACTGGATACGCAAAGGTAAACTGATGCGAGAACAGTCGGGTTGCAGTAAAGGCTGTGTCAGCTGTTCACCTGAACAGCTGGAGATGTATCGCTGGCTGGAGACCGGGACCGACAGTATTCCTCTGTGTCAGCTGAATTGA
- a CDS encoding FeoA family protein — protein MTSILGELQVGDSGQVTAFRNAGAAYRRKLLAMGLTPGVQFTVCRVAPLGDPIQLQVRGFQLSVRRDEAAVVEVSRI, from the coding sequence ATGACATCGATCCTTGGTGAGCTTCAGGTCGGGGATTCCGGTCAGGTTACAGCTTTTCGGAATGCGGGAGCAGCTTATCGTCGCAAACTGTTAGCGATGGGCTTAACGCCGGGTGTCCAGTTTACGGTTTGTCGTGTCGCACCTCTGGGGGACCCTATTCAACTTCAGGTTCGGGGCTTCCAGCTCAGTGTTCGCCGTGATGAGGCGGCAGTGGTTGAGGTAAGCCGGATATGA
- the cobB gene encoding Sir2 family NAD+-dependent deacetylase, protein MPKFKSIVVLTGAGISAESGIRTFRASDGLWEDHPVEEVATPEGYYRNPALVQTFYNQRRQQLSEVEANQAHLALADFEKTFGGEFLLVTQNVDDLHERAGSRHLIHLHGELYKVRCQDTEQVFEWKQDVTLETECPCCGKPGNLRPHIVWFGEMPLEMERIYDALSRCDLFISIGTSGNVYPAAGFCQEALAAGAHTVELNLEPSETRDAFLEAVHGPATRVVPQYLSELF, encoded by the coding sequence ATGCCAAAGTTTAAGTCTATTGTCGTTTTAACAGGTGCAGGTATTTCGGCGGAATCAGGTATTCGTACTTTCCGTGCCAGTGATGGCCTGTGGGAAGATCATCCGGTTGAAGAAGTCGCCACGCCTGAGGGCTACTACCGCAATCCGGCACTGGTACAGACTTTTTATAACCAGCGCCGTCAGCAGCTGAGTGAAGTTGAAGCTAATCAGGCTCATCTGGCCCTGGCTGATTTTGAGAAAACGTTTGGTGGTGAATTTCTTCTGGTGACCCAGAATGTAGACGACCTCCATGAACGCGCGGGCAGTCGCCACCTGATTCATCTGCATGGAGAGCTGTATAAAGTTCGGTGTCAGGATACCGAACAGGTTTTTGAGTGGAAACAGGATGTAACGCTGGAAACGGAATGCCCCTGTTGTGGCAAGCCCGGCAACCTGCGCCCACATATTGTCTGGTTTGGCGAAATGCCTCTGGAGATGGAACGGATTTACGATGCGCTGTCACGGTGTGACCTGTTTATCTCAATTGGTACTTCCGGAAACGTCTATCCGGCTGCCGGTTTCTGTCAGGAGGCATTGGCGGCTGGCGCTCATACGGTAGAACTGAACCTTGAGCCCAGTGAAACCCGTGATGCGTTTCTGGAAGCTGTGCATGGGCCTGCCACCCGGGTTGTCCCGCAGTATTTGTCCGAGCTCTTCTGA
- a CDS encoding beta-ketoacyl synthase: MSRLPVIVAQGGVSPAGRSSGFHGYRRLVVDRLGAVERQQTLNAIARLRRLDNTATEQDILSGTLIRQLEDNLFDADNLYLHNALNVQEGSELILPVRRLPALPGGWVAEPLADGKHVRVRVSAAHKMMLPGSRVSPVKAAGQLPSGFQPEKLYQSRHHPRSLAMTVFGASDAVLSSGLDWAGLKGLLAPEEMAVYSGSAMSQLDYNGNGGMMQARLLGKRVTSKQCPLGFSEMSADFINAYILGSLGATGTSMGACATMLYNLQLAVNDIRSGRRRLVVVGNSEAPVTPEIMDGYTTMGALATDADLRGLDQLMDSEDPDWRRACRPFADNAGFTIAESSQFLILMDDELAMEAGAEVLGAVADVFVNADGYKKSISAPGAGNYLTVARAAALGRSILGEEPLRQRSYVQAHGTGTPQNRVTESHILNETAKVFGIDQWAVSAVKSYVGHSIGVAGGDQMMSTLGVWDQGMIPGIRTINHLAEDVHASHLNILTDHLDTGVNGMDMTLVNAKGFGGNNATALVLSPNVARSMLQKKHGEKAAAAWEQRQESTRERQQEYEDQHQQGTMTPIYQFGEGVLNGSELDYTDQKLSVPGYGRATNLNLENPYW; encoded by the coding sequence GTGTCCAGATTACCCGTTATCGTTGCCCAGGGTGGCGTCAGTCCGGCAGGACGAAGCTCCGGTTTTCATGGTTATCGACGTCTGGTGGTTGACCGGCTGGGAGCCGTTGAGCGTCAGCAGACCCTGAACGCCATCGCCCGTCTGCGTAGGCTGGATAATACTGCAACCGAGCAGGACATTCTTTCCGGTACCCTGATTCGTCAGCTCGAAGATAACCTGTTTGATGCCGACAACCTCTACCTGCACAATGCCCTGAATGTTCAGGAAGGTTCTGAACTGATCCTGCCAGTCCGTCGTCTGCCAGCTTTACCCGGGGGCTGGGTGGCAGAGCCTCTGGCTGATGGCAAACACGTTCGTGTCCGGGTCTCGGCGGCGCATAAAATGATGTTGCCGGGCAGCAGGGTTTCACCGGTCAAGGCAGCCGGACAACTGCCGTCTGGATTCCAGCCGGAGAAACTGTACCAGTCCCGCCATCATCCCCGTTCACTGGCTATGACCGTATTCGGTGCTTCTGATGCAGTGCTGTCCTCAGGACTCGACTGGGCAGGGCTGAAAGGCTTGCTGGCACCGGAAGAGATGGCGGTGTATTCCGGCAGCGCCATGAGTCAGCTGGATTATAACGGCAACGGTGGCATGATGCAGGCGCGCCTGCTGGGCAAGCGTGTGACGTCCAAACAGTGTCCGCTGGGCTTTTCAGAAATGTCAGCGGACTTTATCAACGCCTATATTCTTGGCTCCCTGGGAGCCACCGGTACCAGCATGGGCGCCTGTGCCACCATGCTGTATAACCTGCAGCTGGCAGTTAATGATATTCGCAGTGGACGCCGCCGTCTGGTGGTGGTTGGCAATAGTGAAGCGCCGGTTACGCCGGAAATTATGGACGGTTATACCACTATGGGCGCTCTGGCGACGGATGCAGACCTCAGGGGACTGGATCAACTGATGGACAGTGAAGACCCGGACTGGCGTCGTGCCTGTCGACCGTTTGCCGATAATGCGGGCTTTACCATTGCCGAGTCTTCCCAGTTTCTGATTTTGATGGATGATGAACTGGCTATGGAGGCCGGCGCAGAAGTTCTGGGCGCTGTGGCGGATGTTTTTGTGAATGCGGATGGCTACAAAAAATCCATCTCCGCTCCGGGAGCCGGTAACTATCTGACCGTTGCCAGGGCGGCTGCTCTGGGTCGATCCATTCTGGGCGAAGAGCCCCTCCGTCAGCGCAGTTATGTTCAGGCGCATGGCACCGGTACACCCCAGAACCGCGTGACCGAATCGCATATTCTCAATGAGACGGCAAAAGTCTTTGGCATTGACCAGTGGGCGGTGTCTGCTGTGAAAAGCTATGTTGGGCATTCCATCGGTGTGGCCGGTGGCGATCAGATGATGTCAACCCTTGGGGTATGGGATCAGGGTATGATTCCGGGTATTCGCACCATCAACCATCTGGCGGAAGATGTTCACGCTTCACACCTGAATATTCTTACCGACCATCTTGATACTGGTGTCAACGGCATGGATATGACACTGGTGAACGCTAAAGGGTTCGGTGGAAACAATGCCACTGCCCTGGTACTGAGCCCGAACGTGGCCCGGTCGATGTTGCAGAAAAAGCATGGTGAAAAAGCGGCGGCTGCATGGGAACAACGCCAGGAAAGTACCCGGGAACGTCAGCAGGAATACGAAGATCAACATCAGCAGGGAACCATGACGCCGATCTACCAGTTTGGTGAAGGCGTCCTGAATGGCAGCGAGCTGGACTATACGGATCAGAAACTGTCGGTACCCGGCTATGGTCGTGCGACAAACCTGAATCTGGAAAACCCATACTGGTAA
- a CDS encoding GlxA family transcriptional regulator has product MVSDSLRLQRVRVPLLEHMLTTSISLPMEMLAAATMYSRMEQKKTSIDVQLCSHNGTPVLSHGNILLTPSMDLSSSSKADLILLPALWRNPMPIVRRSRETIDWIREQYSHGATFCVAGTGVALMAESGLLDHQPATTHWYYLNRLRKHYPEVLFKPHHLITRAGRIYCAGSVNSVADLMVHIIKRAMGRDVANRVAQQFSHEIRRPFEQTHYADDHTTSHGDEIIVNLQDWLRQHIQDDIDSQQLLAVTGLTQRTLNRRFREATGMSPFHYLQQLRLNHCAELLKATDLSITEIALQSGFNDPDYFSRQFKQHYQLNPSDFRRSVRGKLFYLDTQ; this is encoded by the coding sequence ATGGTTTCAGATTCACTCAGGTTACAACGTGTCAGGGTTCCTCTGCTGGAGCACATGCTCACCACCAGCATCAGTCTCCCTATGGAGATGCTGGCAGCAGCCACCATGTACAGCCGGATGGAACAGAAAAAAACGTCTATCGACGTACAGTTATGCAGTCACAACGGTACTCCGGTGCTGTCCCATGGCAACATTCTGCTGACACCTTCGATGGACCTGTCATCCTCCTCAAAGGCTGACCTGATACTGTTGCCAGCACTGTGGCGCAACCCCATGCCGATAGTCAGGCGCTCGCGGGAAACCATTGACTGGATCAGGGAACAATACAGCCATGGCGCTACCTTCTGTGTTGCAGGTACCGGGGTAGCGCTGATGGCAGAAAGCGGGCTGCTGGATCACCAGCCTGCAACGACCCACTGGTATTATCTCAACAGGTTACGAAAACATTACCCGGAAGTTCTGTTTAAACCCCACCACCTGATTACCCGTGCTGGACGTATTTACTGTGCAGGCAGTGTTAATTCGGTGGCAGACCTGATGGTGCATATTATCAAACGCGCCATGGGACGTGATGTTGCCAACCGGGTGGCCCAGCAGTTTTCTCACGAAATCCGCCGTCCTTTTGAACAGACTCATTACGCTGACGACCACACCACCAGCCACGGGGATGAAATCATTGTTAACCTGCAGGACTGGCTGCGGCAGCATATCCAGGATGACATTGATAGTCAGCAACTGCTGGCTGTCACCGGCCTGACCCAGCGCACCCTGAACCGTCGCTTTCGTGAGGCGACAGGCATGTCTCCCTTTCACTATCTGCAACAGCTGCGCCTGAACCATTGTGCTGAGTTGCTAAAGGCCACCGATCTGTCGATTACTGAAATTGCCCTGCAATCCGGCTTTAATGACCCGGACTACTTCAGCCGACAATTTAAGCAACACTATCAACTGAACCCATCGGACTTTCGCCGCAGTGTCCGGGGCAAACTGTTTTATCTGGACACTCAATGA